AGAGAGAAAAAAGAAATGTTAGGTGGGGGTTTCAAGTGTCACACACGCCATGGGGAAAAGCAAGGGAAAAGCGTGGTCAAACCGCGGAGGTTGAAAATTCCATAGAAAGTCTGTTTTTCTGGTTCCGTTGGAATTCAATTCTACTATACAATAGACGAGAGGCCTGCCTTCTCCTCCACGTCTCATTAACCAAAATAAACCCCATTCTTTCTATATAAATACCCCCTTCCGCCCTTAAACTTCTCTTTTCCTCTCTCACATTTCTAATATTTTCACGTTTCTCTGCAATCCAAGCAAACCCAAATAATAAACAAATTTGCAATTCCTCGTTCTCCGTGTTTTTCTTCTTCTCGGGTTTCGGTGTTGCCGGAGGTAAGCTGACGTCATCTCATTTTTATATTGCAAAATTCAGTCTTGTTCTTCGAGCTTGTTGGCTCCTTTGAACAATGCTTCTTATCACGCCATTTTGTTGCTATTTTTGAAGGTTTTCAAAAAGAGTACATTTTAGGCATTGCCACGTTTCCGTTCATTTCCTGCTTTGTAAATCAGGTAcacctttttccttttttttttttttatttaatacgTATCTTTAGTCGCATTTCAATCTTCATTCATCCCCAGTCCTGTTTAGAAAATGTCATTAATTACGTTGATATTTGTAGGcgtatttcatttttcatttttcatctttctGTTATTAGGAAATATCATTTTAATAATTATTTGATTGTTTTTCGAGCCTTTTTTTTTAACCACAAGCTTGTATTTTTGGTAGTTTTTTGTGTTAAGATGTTGTGCCTCTGCTTTCTCTGTTTTCTGCAAAagttcatcttttttttttttctgtttttttcttTTCGCGTTCATATGTGATGGCTGAAGAAATATTAGGTATTTTGCAATTGAGAGTCATTGAAAATATGTTGCTTAACGAAAGTATCTGTTTATTTatcgtaattttttttatttgaatagTGATGTTAGATATTATATTTTGAATAGTGATGTTAGATATTATATTGTGAATCTGTGGTGCTGCCTGCTTCAACCGATTGATAAGTTCGGTTATTTCCGTTTTTCGCCTAAACCCCTGATTGCATGTTGGTtttccgtggttcattaatgtatgattttttagaaaaccatgtttgttttcattgtttttaaaattatgtgttatggtgttgtaaacccgtggttcattccatggttatataatCATGAAAAGTCTCAATTTTTGAAACCACGGACTTGatgatttttccgtggttacgtatttcatttctccattataccctccatcatccaccccaccccactcccacccctgccccacgctaccactcacccccacccaccCCCCACCACTCATCCCAACCCCACCCCCGCCCTACCACTCACCCTTACCCctaactaccccactcctctgccacctacccccaccaccccaaccaccacccactacccctcatcaccgcccaaccccaccccacaataACTCACCCCCACCCTTATCCCACACTACCCACCCCTACCCATttcccctcaccaccacccaaccccacccccactctACTACCCACTACCCCACTCTCATCTCACaatcacccacctcacaccacccacccctccttcacccactacctacttattttttaaagttcctaatTTATTCTTtgcctgagttttattaatatatatataaattatttttaattaagagttaagggtattttagtaaacttacaagttattatacagtaccatacagtcaaaccaaacaatacaaatgttattaaaccacaacaaacgatacagtctatccaaacattgtattcattaatacagtacaatacaatacaatacaacaccatactgtactataccatactgtacattaatgaaccacgggaaacaaccatccaaacagagggtaacTTACCGTTAGTCtattatttttgtaaaaaaatggAGCTGTGTGATGTGACGTATTTCATTTATAGATATCATATTCATGTCAATTTTGTTAAATATCAAAATTATCGCAGATTTTTCCtataataacatgataaagacaGGATTTTTCAATACATTTGTAGATCATTTTCATGGTTCTAATGACAGTCAAGGAGAAAATATTATATCCAACTCGCAAAAACATTTCGCCTTCGAAAAAAGTATCAAGATAAAAAGAGGTGAAAAAGAAAAGGTTCGAAAGGCAATCTGCTATGTCCAAATGATTCTATTGGTCACAAGTTGGTGTATgaaagcaaatatatatatattatatatatatatatatatgtatttagcATGATTCTTGGTTTAATTTCAATGTCATGGTTTTGTTATATTACTAGAAGTTAATAGGAGGGGTCCATTTTTTAATGTCCCACATGCTTCTTTGTAGGACCATAATATGTGGTTGTATCTGCTGGTTTTTGTGGGCTATGGGGAGGTTAACAGTTACCTACTGCCAATTCCCAAATATTTAGCATTTGGACCGGTGTTTAAATTTATTTATGAGACCTCTCAGATAACATGCTGTTTATTCATTCAAAGGTAATCTGAGAATGTTATCTGTTCCGTTAAGGTTATTATATTTTAGTTAGTAGTTATGCCTTTTATATGTTCACAGCAAGTCATGCAGTATTCCTGCTTTTATGTTAATATGGAATCATCAGAAACCTTGATTTGCTTTTTTGTGTATGGTATTGATTGAACTTTAAATAGAATTCTTTCAGTGCTGTTCTACTTTGCTGCTTTCATTTATGGGTGGAACCTTCTCCCGGTTGTGATTAATTTTATTACGCGAATTGGTTGAATAGTATATTTAAGCTGGGTTAGGCAGAAATGGATTTATGTGGTCTTCATGTTATAAAACTTGTAAACTTCTGTTGCATTCTAGATGCTGCATGCATCCCTTTAACCTTTCATCCGTTAATTACATCTGTGATGTTGAGACATACAGCTGCTTAACGTAAGATTTAATTACATTTTGCAGTTTATTTAAGCTTGACTGACTAGAAGAGGTTAAGAATCGGGAAGATGTGCAAGTAAGATTCACATTGAATTGTGAATTATGAGTTTGATATTGAATCTTTCCTTCGCTCACTCATCGTGTGGTGATTGTCAGTTTCCAGGGTTCTTTTGCTTGATGGACCATACGCCTGGCTGCAGTGATAAGGTTACTTTGAAGAGGTGGTTTTTCATTGACAAAAGGGTTGGTTAGAGCAGAGTTACTCAAAACCGTGATCAACTGTTTGCATAATTTTAAACTTGGATTCTGCCATAAAAAGATACTGGGCACAATGGACCTGAAATCAAATACATCCCCTGTTGTCACCGATCCTGTCCCAATGTCTCAGTCCAGATTGGGCATCCACTCTGCTTTGATGCCATATTCTCCGGCTGGGCCAACTTTCTCGCCCACACTCTTCCTTACTATCCCAAGGAAGAAGTCGGGAATTCTAGATGATGTTAGATCAAACACTTGGTTAGATGCCATGAAATCGTCATCTCCTACTCATAGAAAGAAAAGTAAGGATTCCAGTGCTGAAATAGCACCAAATGAAAATGATCTTGCCTACCGCATCTGGATGGTAATGTTTATGTTCTTTGCAATCTAATTTAATCAAATGTTCTGCCTGGATCTTACTTCTGGAAGCGTACAAGAGAAGTGTTGTAATATTTTTGTGCTTTTGCAGCTCAAGTATCCCTCAGCACTTTCTTCATTTGAGCAGATCATTAATTATGCAAAAGGCAAAAGAATTGCACTTTTTCTGGACTATGATGGGACTTTATCACCAATTGTAGATGATCCAGATCGAGCTTTCATGTCTGGTGCTGTGAGTATCTTTAACTTTTGAATGGGAGAACATTTCTGCTACACTTGCGGGATTCCTTTTTGACACCAGGTCACTCTTTTTCAGATGCGTTCTGCTGTGAGGAATGTGGCTAAATATCTTCCCACGGCAATTATTAGCGGGAGAAGTCGCGATAAGGTACTTACCAGTGCTTTCTTTTAGCTGTGTTTGAACAAGACTTCTTGATGTGTAAATCTTGTCGTTACTATGCTAAAAGCTTTCAAGATTCTCCTCTTATTGGCTGGATATTCTCATCTCCAGGTATATGACTTTGTCGGACTACCTGAACTTTACTACGCTGGTAGTCATGGGATGGATATAATGAGCCCTGTTCGATCCATTTCTGATGACTATAGTTATACTAGATCTACTGACAAGCAGGTAATGATGCTAAAGCTGATCTTTATTGAAGAAATTAGAACATCCAACCATCA
The nucleotide sequence above comes from Lycium barbarum isolate Lr01 chromosome 3, ASM1917538v2, whole genome shotgun sequence. Encoded proteins:
- the LOC132631726 gene encoding trehalose-phosphate phosphatase A-like isoform X2; this translates as MDLKSNTSPVVTDPVPMSQSRLGIHSALMPYSPAGPTFSPTLFLTIPRKKSGILDDVRSNTWLDAMKSSSPTHRKKSKDSSAEIAPNENDLAYRIWMLKYPSALSSFEQIINYAKGKRIALFLDYDGTLSPIVDDPDRAFMSGAMRSAVRNVAKYLPTAIISGRSRDKVYDFVGLPELYYAGSHGMDIMSPVRSISDDYSYTRSTDKQGKEVNLFQPASEFLPMIDEVFRSLVELTNDITGAKVENNKFCVSVHYRNVDEKSWSTIGESVDELLRHYPRLRLTHGRKVLEVRPVLNWDKGKAVEFLLESLGLNNCDDVLPIYIGDDRTDEDAFKVLREGNKGYGILVSSAPKESSAFYTLRDPSEV
- the LOC132631726 gene encoding trehalose-phosphate phosphatase A-like isoform X1, which codes for MDLKSNTSPVVTDPVPMSQSRLGIHSALMPYSPAGPTFSPTLFLTIPRKKSGILDDVRSNTWLDAMKSSSPTHRKKSKDSSAEIAPNENDLAYRIWMLKYPSALSSFEQIINYAKGKRIALFLDYDGTLSPIVDDPDRAFMSGAMRSAVRNVAKYLPTAIISGRSRDKVYDFVGLPELYYAGSHGMDIMSPVRSISDDYSYTRSTDKQGKEVNLFQPASEFLPMIDEVFRSLVELTNDITGAKVENNKFCVSVHYRNVDEKSWSTIGESVDELLRHYPRLRLTHGRKVLEVRPVLNWDKGKAVEFLLESLGLNNCDDVLPIYIGDDRTDEDAFKVLREGNKGYGILVSSAPKESSAFYTLRDPSEVMQFLKRLVSWKKSSACSN